One Nocardioides luti DNA window includes the following coding sequences:
- the paaA gene encoding 1,2-phenylacetyl-CoA epoxidase subunit PaaA produces the protein MVDVYGNDFTAPDERPAGPRATDHPGDDPAEFTALLAGDGRVEPRDVMPEAYRRTLVRQIAQHAHSEIIGMQPEGNWISRAPSLRRKAILMAKVQDEAGHGLYLYAAAETLGVDRADLLDQLHSGRQKYSSIFNYPTLTWADVGAIGWLVDGAAIVNQVPLCRCSYGPYARAMVRVCKEESFHQRQGFEILHTLSHGTPAQKAMAQDAVDRTWWPSLMMFGPPDDDSPNSAQSMAWGIKRFSNDDLRQRFVDMTVPQAEALGLTLPDPEIRWNEERGHYDFGTVDFTELFEVIKGNGPCNEQRLSHRVRAHEDGAWVRDAANAYADKQAARRTEAVVA, from the coding sequence GTGGTCGACGTGTACGGCAACGACTTCACCGCCCCCGACGAGCGGCCCGCCGGGCCGCGCGCCACCGACCACCCGGGTGACGACCCGGCCGAGTTCACGGCGCTGCTCGCCGGGGACGGCCGGGTGGAGCCTCGCGACGTGATGCCGGAGGCCTACCGCCGCACGTTGGTGCGCCAGATCGCCCAGCACGCGCACTCCGAGATCATCGGGATGCAGCCCGAGGGCAACTGGATCAGCCGCGCGCCCAGCCTGCGCCGCAAGGCGATCCTGATGGCGAAGGTCCAGGACGAGGCCGGCCACGGCCTCTACCTGTACGCCGCCGCGGAGACGCTCGGCGTCGACCGGGCCGACCTGCTGGACCAGCTGCACTCCGGGCGGCAGAAGTACTCCTCGATCTTCAACTACCCCACGCTGACCTGGGCCGACGTCGGGGCGATCGGCTGGCTGGTCGACGGCGCGGCGATCGTCAACCAGGTCCCGCTGTGCCGCTGCTCCTACGGCCCCTACGCCCGCGCGATGGTCCGCGTGTGCAAGGAGGAGTCCTTCCACCAGCGGCAGGGCTTCGAGATCCTGCACACCCTCAGCCACGGGACCCCGGCCCAGAAGGCGATGGCGCAGGACGCCGTCGACCGCACCTGGTGGCCCTCGCTGATGATGTTCGGCCCGCCGGACGACGACTCCCCGAACTCCGCGCAGTCGATGGCGTGGGGGATCAAGCGCTTCTCCAACGACGACCTGCGCCAGCGCTTCGTCGACATGACGGTGCCGCAGGCCGAGGCGCTCGGGCTGACGTTGCCCGACCCGGAGATCCGGTGGAACGAGGAGCGCGGCCACTACGACTTCGGCACCGTCGACTTCACCGAGCTCTTCGAGGTCATCAAGGGCAACGGGCCGTGCAACGAGCAGCGGCTGTCGCACCGGGTCCGCGCCCACGAGGACGGCGCCTGGGTCCGCGACGCGGCCAACGCCTACGCCGACAAGCAGGCGGCCCGGCGCACCGAGGCGGTCGTCGCGTGA
- a CDS encoding GNAT family N-acetyltransferase, with amino-acid sequence MSSPTADVSVRIAWGDDAGAIAELQLRTWRTSYADLVPMDALPTDVAGAAEAWRQSLAASKDARNRVLVALERNRVVGFAITSPAADPDCDPVADAELMELTIDPDERGKGHGSRLLQAAVDTMRADRFTRAVLWAMSTDDALRGFLTEAGWAPDTAHRELDLDGDGTTRVRQVRLHTQFS; translated from the coding sequence ATGAGCAGCCCCACCGCCGACGTGTCCGTCCGCATCGCCTGGGGCGACGACGCCGGCGCCATCGCCGAGCTCCAGCTCCGCACGTGGCGCACGTCGTACGCCGACCTCGTGCCCATGGACGCGCTGCCCACCGACGTGGCGGGGGCCGCGGAGGCGTGGCGGCAGTCGCTCGCCGCGTCGAAGGACGCCCGCAACCGGGTCCTGGTCGCGCTGGAGCGCAACCGGGTCGTCGGCTTCGCGATCACCTCCCCCGCCGCCGACCCCGACTGCGACCCCGTCGCCGACGCCGAGCTGATGGAGCTCACGATCGACCCCGACGAGCGCGGCAAGGGCCACGGCTCGCGCCTCCTCCAGGCGGCCGTCGACACGATGCGGGCCGACCGCTTCACGCGTGCCGTGCTCTGGGCGATGTCGACCGACGACGCCCTGCGCGGCTTCCTCACCGAGGCCGGCTGGGCCCCCGACACCGCCCACCGGGAGCTCGACCTCGACGGGGACGGCACCACCCGGGTCCGCCAGGTGCGGCTGCACACGCAGTTCTCCTGA
- the paaB gene encoding 1,2-phenylacetyl-CoA epoxidase subunit PaaB, producing MRDWPLWEVFVRSRRGLSHVHVGSLHAPDAEMALRNARDVYTRRQEGVSLWVVPAAEIVASSPDQRDAFFDPAADKIYRHPTFYDVPEGVEHL from the coding sequence GTGAGGGACTGGCCGCTCTGGGAGGTCTTCGTGCGCTCGCGCCGCGGCCTCTCGCACGTGCACGTGGGCTCGCTGCACGCCCCCGACGCCGAGATGGCGCTGCGCAACGCCCGCGACGTCTACACCCGCCGGCAGGAGGGTGTCTCGCTGTGGGTGGTCCCGGCCGCCGAGATCGTCGCGTCCAGCCCCGACCAGCGCGACGCGTTCTTCGACCCGGCCGCCGACAAGATCTACCGGCACCCGACCTTCTACGACGTCCCCGAGGGCGTGGAGCACCTGTGA
- the paaC gene encoding 1,2-phenylacetyl-CoA epoxidase subunit PaaC, with translation MRGDDRLFGYVLGLADDALVSAQRMGWWISRAPQLEEDVALANIGLDQLGQARTLLAYAGQVEGNGRGEDELAYFRDERDFRNVWLVERAQTDFGVAMARLLLFSTWQHELYAALATSTDATLSGVAGKAVKEVAYHVDHASRWVVRLGDGTDESHARMQDALDAEWPYLAELFAPVDADLVAAGVAVDPPHLHSTVLTRVEDVLAEATLVVPQVRDAIGGGRQGRHTEQMGYLLAEMQHLARSHPEASW, from the coding sequence GTGAGGGGCGACGACCGGCTCTTCGGCTACGTCCTGGGGCTCGCCGACGACGCCCTCGTCTCCGCCCAGCGGATGGGGTGGTGGATCAGCCGCGCCCCGCAGCTCGAGGAGGACGTGGCGCTCGCCAACATCGGCCTCGACCAGCTCGGGCAGGCCCGCACGCTCCTGGCCTACGCCGGGCAGGTCGAGGGCAACGGTCGCGGCGAGGACGAGCTGGCCTACTTCCGCGACGAGCGCGACTTCCGCAACGTGTGGCTGGTCGAGCGCGCCCAGACCGACTTCGGCGTCGCGATGGCGCGGCTGCTGCTGTTCTCGACCTGGCAGCACGAGCTGTACGCCGCCCTCGCCACCAGCACCGACGCCACCCTGTCCGGCGTGGCCGGCAAGGCCGTCAAGGAGGTCGCCTACCACGTCGACCACGCCTCCCGCTGGGTCGTGCGGCTGGGCGACGGCACCGACGAGTCCCACGCCCGGATGCAGGACGCGCTGGACGCGGAGTGGCCCTACCTCGCCGAGCTCTTCGCACCCGTCGACGCCGACCTGGTCGCGGCCGGGGTCGCGGTCGACCCGCCGCACCTGCACTCCACCGTCCTCACCCGCGTCGAGGACGTCCTCGCCGAGGCGACGCTCGTGGTGCCGCAGGTCCGCGACGCGATCGGCGGCGGCCGGCAGGGCCGGCACACCGAGCAGATGGGCTACCTGCTCGCCGAGATGCAGCACCTCGCCCGCTCGCACCCCGAGGCGTCGTGGTGA
- a CDS encoding AzlC family ABC transporter permease produces the protein MTEPALPATERRAIVRDSLGVGLATGVYGVSFGAVGVAAGLSVAQTCLLSLLMFTGASQFALVGVLAAGGGPFAGALTALLLGTRNTLYGLRLASLLDWRGGRRALAAHVLIDESTAMSVTRGSTAAARVGFLTTGVSIFVMWNLATLAGAVAGTSLGDPRVYGLDAAVGGAFLALLWPRLRERRNQVVAVAAAAVALGIVPLSPAGVPVLAAAGVALLAGVLTRDAVDPTEIPEGP, from the coding sequence GTGACCGAGCCCGCCCTGCCCGCCACCGAGCGCCGGGCGATCGTGCGCGACAGCCTGGGCGTCGGGCTGGCGACCGGTGTGTACGGCGTCAGCTTCGGCGCCGTCGGGGTGGCGGCCGGCCTGAGCGTGGCCCAGACCTGCCTGCTCTCGCTGCTGATGTTCACGGGCGCCTCGCAGTTCGCGCTCGTGGGCGTGCTCGCGGCGGGCGGTGGGCCGTTCGCCGGCGCCCTGACGGCCCTGCTGCTGGGCACCCGCAACACGCTCTACGGCCTGCGGCTCGCGTCCCTGCTCGACTGGCGGGGCGGGCGCCGCGCGCTGGCGGCGCACGTGCTGATCGACGAGTCGACGGCGATGTCGGTGACCCGGGGCTCGACGGCGGCCGCCCGCGTCGGCTTCCTGACCACCGGGGTCTCGATCTTCGTGATGTGGAACCTCGCCACGCTGGCGGGCGCCGTCGCGGGCACCAGCCTGGGTGACCCGCGCGTCTACGGGCTCGACGCCGCGGTGGGCGGGGCCTTCCTGGCGCTGCTGTGGCCGCGGCTGCGGGAGCGGCGCAACCAGGTCGTCGCCGTGGCGGCCGCCGCCGTGGCCCTCGGCATCGTCCCGCTCTCCCCCGCCGGCGTGCCCGTCCTGGCCGCGGCCGGCGTCGCCCTGCTCGCGGGCGTGCTGACCCGCGACGCCGTGGACCCCACCGAGATCCCGGAGGGGCCGTGA
- a CDS encoding AzlD domain-containing protein, giving the protein MSTWLALVVAGVGCYLLKLAGLSVPPRVLERPLVARVADLIPVALLAALVAVQVVGRGQDLVLDARAAGLAAAVVLLLLRAPFLVVVFGAALVAALVRLA; this is encoded by the coding sequence GTGAGCACCTGGCTGGCGCTCGTGGTCGCCGGCGTCGGCTGCTACCTGCTCAAGCTCGCCGGGCTGTCGGTGCCGCCGCGCGTCCTCGAGCGCCCGCTCGTCGCGCGGGTCGCCGACCTGATCCCGGTCGCCCTGCTCGCCGCCCTCGTCGCCGTCCAGGTGGTCGGGCGCGGGCAGGACCTGGTCCTCGACGCCCGCGCGGCCGGCCTGGCGGCGGCCGTGGTGCTGCTGCTCCTGCGCGCGCCGTTCCTCGTCGTGGTCTTCGGCGCCGCCCTGGTCGCCGCGCTCGTGCGGCTGGCCTGA
- the paaD gene encoding 1,2-phenylacetyl-CoA epoxidase subunit PaaD, which produces MTATGSVGESRSGAWKIAADVLDPELPVVTIADLGILRDVTEDDQGRVHVQITPTYSGCPAMETISTDLVDALTQAGYQHVDVEFVLAPAWTTDWMTDEARTKLAAYGIAPPHPRGADGTVPLTLAVRCPQCGSLDTRESSRFGSTACKSLWVCQSCREPFDHFKAL; this is translated from the coding sequence GTGACCGCCACGGGCTCGGTCGGCGAGAGCCGCTCGGGTGCCTGGAAGATCGCCGCGGACGTCCTCGACCCCGAGCTCCCGGTCGTCACGATCGCCGACCTCGGCATCCTGCGGGACGTGACCGAGGACGACCAGGGCCGGGTGCACGTGCAGATCACGCCGACCTACTCCGGCTGCCCCGCCATGGAGACGATCAGCACCGACCTGGTCGACGCGCTCACCCAGGCGGGCTACCAGCACGTCGACGTCGAGTTCGTCCTCGCCCCCGCGTGGACCACCGACTGGATGACCGACGAGGCCCGCACCAAGCTGGCGGCGTACGGCATCGCCCCGCCGCACCCGCGCGGCGCCGACGGCACGGTCCCGCTCACGCTCGCCGTGCGCTGCCCCCAGTGCGGCAGCCTCGACACCCGCGAGTCCAGCCGCTTCGGCTCGACGGCCTGCAAGTCCCTCTGGGTGTGCCAGTCCTGCCGCGAGCCCTTCGACCACTTCAAGGCCCTCTGA